The sequence TTTTAAGAGAATACCACGCAATTCACTCTACTTGTGATTCTGCCTTACAATATATTAATGAGTTTCAGGCTCGTTTAGACGAAAAGGAAGTTAAAAAGAAAGGAAAGCGGTATTACATGGAGTTTCTTAAATTCCCTGCTAATGCTGGAACAATAGACGAGAAGGTTTCTTTATTACACATTAATAAAGAATTAGAACGACGCAAAGAAGTATTAGCATTGCAAAAATCTGAAGTGGATAGTATTTACATGAACTTTAAAGCTTCAATTAACGAATACTTAATTGCAAACGAGATTTTTAGAGATGTTTGTGGAACATATTCTACCATTAAAGATTTGTATATAATGGCAGAAAATGATAGCCTTTTCCCAAAATTGGCTACTATGAAAATGCACTACGAAAAGTCTTTAGAATATTTTGCTCTTTACAAAGCTGCTGCTACTGTCCACCCTTTTGATGGTTACTCTCAAGAATACACAATTAAGCCAATAGAGAATTATAGAATTCATGGCTTAACAAGAACGTCTTTCTTAACAATGGAAATTGACTTATGGGATTATGCAAAATGGCATGATGATGTTCTTGCGTATTACCAAGCTGAAATTGTAAACATGAGATTGTTAGTAGATAGTTATGATAGTGAATTAGATCAAATTATTCAGCAAAAACAAGCTACTTCTTCTCCATCAGAGGACCGTTTTTATTTAGATTCTCGTAAGATTGGTAAAATTAAAAAATACGATCCAAGTGCCTACCCTGTAGAAATATTTAAATATAAAGAACAGAAAGTCAACTTATTAAATCAGATTGCTTATTCTAATATCCAATTTAATGGTAATAAAGTCGATTTAAAATATATCCGTTCTCAAGCAGAAGTTTGGACAGAGAGTTTAAAAGCAAGTAAAGCATTAAACAATATTCATACATCATCTGCTGATATTGGTTACATTAAGCATGCAAATTTTTATAAAATGAAGTACAACGACAACCTGTCGTCTTACATCAATTATGAAAAACAATTTATTGCAGATCAAACAGTACAATCAGAAAAACTTTTAAAAGAACTTGTTGTTACTTATTTCTCTAAAGTACCTGTAGAAAAGGCAGAGTTTATTCCTTACAAAAAAGATTCTATCTCTGTTACTCCTGTTTCTGATAAAAATTTATTTGGAAAGCGTAAATACACAACAATGTATGTTCGTCCAAATAAGAACAATCATAAACTCTTAATTGGTACTATTAATAATGAGAAGGAGTTTGGTGTTTTTGTTGCTGATTTAGATTCTGCTCAAAAAATTACTTGGGTAAAAACATTTAACTATAACAGAAAAGAGTACCAAGGTATTCCTACAATAGATATTCCATCTATCAGAATTAAAAATGGAATGTTACATGTTTTAATGGCCGTTCAAGGTATTAAAACAGATGCTGTAGACATGACGTTGGGTTCTAAAGTTGGTGTAGTTAAAATAGCTTCTGGAGAGATTGTTCACGAACAACCTATTAGTGGTGCTCTTTATCCTAGAACGCTCAATTTCTTGCAAGAGCAAAAAAGTTACCTAATAGCCTATAAAGGAAAATCAAAAAATAACATTCAGCATTACGATACTTTATCTATCCAGAATGTAAGAATGGATGGTGAATTAATATGGAACGCTAAGTTTATGATGAAAGGAATTATAAACGATATTATCGGTATGCCGAGTAGTTACATTCTTGTGGCTAACGTAAATAAACTGGCTACACTAGATGGTAAAGCAACTTTAACTGCAACATCAGAAACTTTTGGGCAATTTAATACAGCACTATTAAAATTAGATGCGTTTGGTAAACCTTTAGATGCTACCATTCTTAAGTCTTCTACGCCGTATGAAGCTACATTTGCACTTACTGATTTTGATAATACCATCAATATAATTGGTGTTAAAGGTGCTTACGCTCCTAATGCTGATTTTAGTAATAGAGATGTTATTCTAGTTACGCTGAAAGCAAATAATTTAAAAGTTGTAGAAAAGAATATCCAATAATTAAGATGAAATATAAAGTAATTTTAAGCTGTTTCCTTTTCTTGTTATTTCCATTTCTAACACAAGCTCAAAGTGTAGAAGAAATTTGGGAAAAGCACATGAAAAATGCTCGTGATTGGTACGAACTAGATGAGTTCCAAAGTGCATTACAAGATTTTATTAAAGCAAAAGAAACATTACCTACAGATTCTGTTGCGTATTTAGAAGGGGCTTTATCTGCTGCCTATGCAAATAATAACGACTCTTTTGAAAAATTAAAAGAAGAATTTACATCGGTTTTTAAATATACTTCTCCTGCCTTTAATGAGTACTCAGAAATTATGTTTATGAGTGCTGTAAGTAATGCTGAAGGAGAAGAATTAGTGAAGCTATTAAAAATTGGCGTTAACCAATATCCTAATAATAGTGATGCGTATGCAGGTCCTTTATTAGCTACTTATTTTGAAAATAATCAAATTGAAGAAGCTCAAAAATTACTAGAAAGAGTAGTTCCTACAAGTGAAAATCCAGAATTTGCTTATACACTTGGCGTGATCTATCAGAATACAGGCAATATTGATAAAGCAATTACTAATTATGAAATTGCCACTACTTTAGATACAGATCACCTTGATGCAAATTATAACCTTGGTACTGTTTTTTACAACCAAGCTGTAGCAGAAATCAATAAAATTAATGAACTCTCTCTAGAAGATTTTGAGAAATCTAGTCTTGCTTATAATATGAAAGCAACCGAGCTTTTAAAAATGGCAAAACCGTATATTGATAAGGCTGCTTCTGGAGATAAAAATGCCACAGATGCTTTTGAATTCTTACAAACAACGTTGGTTTTAATAGATCACATGGACAATGTAAGAGAAACATTAGCAATTACATCTACAGAGAGGTTAGTACCTTCAACAACAGGTTTCGCTCAAGAAAGTATCACTATTTCTGAAAGCACTCCAGCTTCTACTCCATCAACAACTACACCCTCAGTAAGTGTTCCTACTCCTACTGTTGCTCCATCAGCACCTGTTCCAACTCCTGTGGCAGTGGCACCTAAACCTGCAAGCGTACCTTCTGCACCAGCAGAATTAATTATGTCTGAATTGGCTTTTGAATATGAAGGCGGTGTAACAACTTTATCAAAAGGGGGTTCTGGAAAAATTAAATTAAGAGTTGATAATTGGGGTAAAGGAGCTGCTGTAAAACCTATAGTAAAGTTATTACCAACTATGTCTGTTCCTGGTTTATCATTTGATAGAGCTGTGGAAATTAAAGACTTAGGACCAGGTGAAGGCGTTCAGGTTGAAATTTCTTTGCACTACGAAAAACCTAATGCCGTTTCTAGAGGATTTAAAACAATTAAAGCACCGCAGAATAAATTTAGAGTAATGATTCAAGATTCTCTAAATAACCGTTCTGACATGCAAGAGTTTGTATTAAGCTTAGACCAATCTGAATCTAGTGCTTCTACTCCTGCAGTTGCAGTAAAAACAGTACAACAGGGTAAAAACTACTTATTGTTAATTGCATGTAACGATTACCAACAATGGACTCCATTAGTAAATGCGGTAAACGATGCTAAAAAAATAAAAGACGTTTTAACTACTTACTATCATTATGAAAAAGAGAATGTTTTTGAAATTTATAACGGTGACGTTACGAAATCAAATATTTCTAAGATGGTAAGAGAGATCAATACTAAGATAGGTGAAGAAGATAAACTTTTAATCTACTATTCTGGACATGGTTATTACGACGATTTCACACAAGAAGGTTATTGGGTACCAGCAAGTGCTGCAATGTCTCAGGATGATATGTCTTCCTATTTATCGAATACTACAATTCTGAATTACATTAAAGGATTAAATACTAAACATACGCTTTTAATAGCAGATGCTTGTTTCTCTGGTTCTTTATTTGCCACAAAATCAAGAGGTATGATGTACGCAGAACGTGTAGAAAACTTTAAATCGAGATGGGGATTATCTTCTGGTGGTTTAACAGAAGTATCTGATGGTAATGCAGGAGAACATAGTCCTTTCAATCATTATTTAACAAAATACCTAGTAAACAATACGATCGAAAAACTGACAATTTCAAGTATCGCATTATATGTTAGGCAAACAGTAATGAGTAATACAATGCAAGAACCTCAGGGTAAACCTTTAAGAAATGTTGGTCATGAAGGCGGAGAATATATCTTCCATTTAAAGGCAAATCCTACTTTGGGAGAAGGGAAGTAAATTTTCATACTCAATTAAAAAAGACAATCCCCTTTTAGATATCAACTATCTAAAAGGGGATTTTGCAATTTTTAACAACTATATATTAACCTAAATACTCATCAAAATGTCATATATGTAACACAGACCTTTTCTAAATAATGAAAACATTAATAATATTTCTAGTCTTAATTCCTTTTTCGATCTTCGCTCAGACCGTAACTCCTGTTCAAAAGAATGATTTTTCATTTTTGAAAAACGAAATTTCGAATGATACAAAGTTTGTTTTTTTAGGAGAAGCAAAGCATAGATATAAGAAAATTTTCGATACACAGATAGATATTATTAAATACTTAGTCGATTCTATGGGATATAATATGGTTACTTTTGAAAGTAGTTATTATAACCTTGAAAAAGCTAATGAAAACATTGAAAAAGGAGCTTCTAAATTATCAGAGTATAGAAGCAATATTTTTCCTATATGGACACAACATTCTAATTTCGATACTTTAGTAAATTTCCTTGATGATAGAGATGTTAAAATAAGAGGATTTGATAACCAATTTACAAATCGAAATTTAAGGCCACATATTTCAGGTGACTTTAATAAATATCAAGAACAAATACAGAATTATGAATTGTGGGAAGAAGCAGTAATTCAAGTTGGAGAAACATATATTCCAAAAAAGGGAGTTACTTATTCTGATTTACACTCTATTCATCAAAAACTGTTTGATGTAATTAATAAAGATCAAAAAATTGATATTAAAAGACGTGATTTTTTAATAGCTACTTTATCAAATATCAATAGCTTAATTGAAGATTATTATAGAGATCATATTGATACCTTAACGAATGATACTTTTAAAGCTTACAATAGTAACACAAGAGACTCTTTAATGGCAGAGAACCTTGAAAGATTAAGCAACAATTACCCTAATAAAAAAATAATCTGTATTGGTGCAAATGGTCATTTTGCAAAAGACATAAAATTTATGGATCCCTCTGAATCCAAAAAATATAAACCAATGGGGGAAAGAATTACTGAAAAATATGGAGATAAGTCTGTATTTATTTTAGCAATTACTGGATTTGATGACATGTATACAATAACTCCTTCAATTGAAAAATCTTTCCACAAAAAAAACTTTAAATATGGCTATAAATCCTTGAATGAAAAATCAAACTTTAGTAGCTATGCATATGATTTAAATACGAATATAACATTCGATTGGAGTAATGTATTTGATGGTCTATTTTTAATCCACAATATTAGTGACTATACCAATGTCACCTTTGCTGACCAAAACTCAAAACAAGGAATCCCCTACCTCCATATATTAAATGATAAGAATAAATTAATTGGTGTTTGCGATATTAATGGTGAGTATAATTTCTTGAATAGTAAAAAAGAAATAATCACACTTAGTGGCATTGGCTATGAACCAAAAACGATTGATACCTCAAGCCTTAATGATACTCTATTTTTAAATGAAAATAGTCGTATTCTAGGTGAAGTTGAAATTTATTCTAAAGGCATCAGTGCAAAAAAAATAATGAAGAATGTTCGTAAAAACATCTCTAAAAATTATAATCAAGAAGGTTTTGTCCTAGCAGCTGAAAATGAATTAATAAATGAAACAGACAATAAAATACTAAAAAGGAGACTGTACGATGTAATTGATCCTAATGGTTATTCAGATTTAAATTATGTTACTAGATTAATGTTCAAAGTTGATGAATGGAGGTATATTAAAAATGATACATCCATTACATGTGTAGTAGAAGAAGAACTTGATAGTTTAAGGTATTCTAATATTATAATTGGAACTGGATTTCAAAATTTAAAAGATATAATTGATCGTAGACATCATAATTTTTTAAACTCAAAACATAACTATCAATTTATACTACAAGAAAACGAGTATATAAATAAACAATTACATTATGTAGTTTATTTTAAAGCCGAAAACCCTGGTTACAAAAACACAGGAGGAAATTATTATATTGACATAAAAAATTATTCAGGAAAATTATATGTCAATGCCTCAAATTATGCTATCACTAAAGCTATTATAAATACTATTTACAACCCTCGTAATGATAGAAATATCATGACTGATAATTTTTACAAGTTAAATTTAAAAAACAAACAGTATTCACACGAAACATTTTACTATAAGAAAACCAATGGTTTTTATTATTTATCTAAACATGAGGTTTATTCAAATTTAAGAAAAAATATAGTATCAAAAACAACATATGAATTAACTGATAAGCCCCACAAAAAAGGCTTTAAAATAAAACATTAATAACTAACTTTTTAATGCATTAACAGCAATTTTAAAATTATTCTAGTAACTATGCATGCTATTAGTGTGCTTTTGAACGAACTATGACAAAAAAATGAACTTAGGATATAAAATGCTAGTCCTTGATATGGATGATACCTTATTAAGAGACGATCACACCATCTCGGATAAAAATAAAACTGTGCTAAGAAAAGCACAAGAAAATGGAATCAAAGTAGTCTTAGCTTCTGGCAGACCAACACCTGCAATGATAGAATTTGCAAGAGATTTAGAGTTAGATACAT is a genomic window of Flammeovirga pectinis containing:
- a CDS encoding caspase family protein, whose product is MKYKVILSCFLFLLFPFLTQAQSVEEIWEKHMKNARDWYELDEFQSALQDFIKAKETLPTDSVAYLEGALSAAYANNNDSFEKLKEEFTSVFKYTSPAFNEYSEIMFMSAVSNAEGEELVKLLKIGVNQYPNNSDAYAGPLLATYFENNQIEEAQKLLERVVPTSENPEFAYTLGVIYQNTGNIDKAITNYEIATTLDTDHLDANYNLGTVFYNQAVAEINKINELSLEDFEKSSLAYNMKATELLKMAKPYIDKAASGDKNATDAFEFLQTTLVLIDHMDNVRETLAITSTERLVPSTTGFAQESITISESTPASTPSTTTPSVSVPTPTVAPSAPVPTPVAVAPKPASVPSAPAELIMSELAFEYEGGVTTLSKGGSGKIKLRVDNWGKGAAVKPIVKLLPTMSVPGLSFDRAVEIKDLGPGEGVQVEISLHYEKPNAVSRGFKTIKAPQNKFRVMIQDSLNNRSDMQEFVLSLDQSESSASTPAVAVKTVQQGKNYLLLIACNDYQQWTPLVNAVNDAKKIKDVLTTYYHYEKENVFEIYNGDVTKSNISKMVREINTKIGEEDKLLIYYSGHGYYDDFTQEGYWVPASAAMSQDDMSSYLSNTTILNYIKGLNTKHTLLIADACFSGSLFATKSRGMMYAERVENFKSRWGLSSGGLTEVSDGNAGEHSPFNHYLTKYLVNNTIEKLTISSIALYVRQTVMSNTMQEPQGKPLRNVGHEGGEYIFHLKANPTLGEGK
- a CDS encoding erythromycin esterase family protein; translated protein: MKTLIIFLVLIPFSIFAQTVTPVQKNDFSFLKNEISNDTKFVFLGEAKHRYKKIFDTQIDIIKYLVDSMGYNMVTFESSYYNLEKANENIEKGASKLSEYRSNIFPIWTQHSNFDTLVNFLDDRDVKIRGFDNQFTNRNLRPHISGDFNKYQEQIQNYELWEEAVIQVGETYIPKKGVTYSDLHSIHQKLFDVINKDQKIDIKRRDFLIATLSNINSLIEDYYRDHIDTLTNDTFKAYNSNTRDSLMAENLERLSNNYPNKKIICIGANGHFAKDIKFMDPSESKKYKPMGERITEKYGDKSVFILAITGFDDMYTITPSIEKSFHKKNFKYGYKSLNEKSNFSSYAYDLNTNITFDWSNVFDGLFLIHNISDYTNVTFADQNSKQGIPYLHILNDKNKLIGVCDINGEYNFLNSKKEIITLSGIGYEPKTIDTSSLNDTLFLNENSRILGEVEIYSKGISAKKIMKNVRKNISKNYNQEGFVLAAENELINETDNKILKRRLYDVIDPNGYSDLNYVTRLMFKVDEWRYIKNDTSITCVVEEELDSLRYSNIIIGTGFQNLKDIIDRRHHNFLNSKHNYQFILQENEYINKQLHYVVYFKAENPGYKNTGGNYYIDIKNYSGKLYVNASNYAITKAIINTIYNPRNDRNIMTDNFYKLNLKNKQYSHETFYYKKTNGFYYLSKHEVYSNLRKNIVSKTTYELTDKPHKKGFKIKH